Within the Nyctibius grandis isolate bNycGra1 chromosome 4, bNycGra1.pri, whole genome shotgun sequence genome, the region TgataggaaaatgttttcttcttgcttttccagaaaaacagaGTATTTACATCCCAAGAAAGCTAGGATTGTCttgcctttttaaaagctatttcaacTGCCCACAGAAAATGGTTTTCCAAGAACTTTGAACAAGATATTTTGGGATGTGATTACCACCATTTCCCCTGCCCTCAGcctctttgcttttcattaatttcttgtctgagaaacagaaaatcttcaCTTCTTGCATTTGTGTGTGCAATACTCTTCTCATCTGTGCAGCTTCTCTAAGCCTGTGCTGACTTGTGTTTGTTGTGGCTTAAAACTGTCCagtgatgttttttttcatcaatgataagctaagaaaaaaaatttcaaaccaATGAAATTCTTCAGCACCTTCCCCCTTACTCACACTCCTTTCCACAACAGGGACAGATAtacaaaatgctttatttcttcctccatctccagtctgtcttgtatttattttaaggcaGAGCAGTGTAATCCCAGTATATAAAACTAATGCAAGCAACAAGCTTTCAGTGGGAGAGAGATTGCTAGCATCTGTGGAAGTCGCTCTAAGGCAGCTAGACTGCATCTCTTGGTTTCACAGGTTACAGTCTTgaagcagttttctttcattttactgtCCTGGCTGTCATCTCTTTGAAACCCTGTGGCACTCAGAAATGTGGTCTGTTGACTTCTCATCTTTCTGTGACTGGAGATCTGCAGTGCAGACTTTTGTCTACTGGGCTGGCCAAACTGGTGTAGGATGACCTATTTCTTCCAAGTAACTCCAGGGCTGAATAATCTACAGTTCTCAGTCTTCCCCTAACAGGTTTGCTAGTTGATCTTCACTGCTGACTGCTTCAGGACTTGGCAGTAGGGGAAGCACTTTGAAAGCTTTCCAGCTACTTTCCTTACTACCCGTAATTTAAATCTGCCTAATCACTTTTCAGGTGTCCTTGCTGACCTTCCCTTCTGTGGGCTTGTACGGAAACTACAAGTGTTATTTTCTAGTCCTGTCACATTGCATTGTGCTGAGTCAGCTGGTGCATTTGGTCCCATGGGCAGCTTCTCTTGCACAGACCGGTTTTGCAAAGGAAGGCAAGTTGAAAACCAGAGAGGAAATTTCTGGCAGTTTCCTTGAGTGAAAAGGTGTACAGGAGATGCTGTGAGTGGAATGTATGATAGCAGTCACGTTGGGTCTGTGATGGAGTTAGTGTGGGTCAAGCTTGCTTTTGAGGTGATCAGTTCCTCCACTTTCAGACTGTGAACATATGTCCTAGTATACAGGAAATTTCTTGCTGTACTGGGGCCACGAGACACTCAGGTAAAATAGCAGTCCCTTCAACCCAGGTATCTTTTGGTACTGGCTATAATGGTTTGAGGGTCCTTTATATTACTTCCCTGTgcaattttattccattttgttatttaaacTTTGAGGTAGTGACAAAAAGGGTCAGAGATGATACAGAAGAGCCAGTGGCGAGAATGAAATTCTTATTAAGGTAAAGAGCAACAACCAGTGAAGCTGGCATCGAGGTATGAAACAAAGCTCCTTGGAAATGAGTCGCGTGAagcaaatctgatttttaagctGATCAGAGTGGGTTTTGCTTCCTGGAATGGATTTTGCTTGGGGTCACAGCTGCATGTGGGAAACCAGAGGTAAAATCTGATCAGAATGATGGTAAGAGAAGTGTCGGGCAAGTAGATCAGCTGGAGGATGGCTGTGTAGTTTAAATTAGCATAGTGTATGTAGGACACACAGGAAAACAGTAGAGGTAGAGATAGATAGTCTTGGCCTGAGGAACACCATTTGGCCAATACCTGTGAAAGATACAGTACAGAAGGGCTTCAGGAAAGTAGATTTAGGACTGAGATGGTGATCTGTAGTTGAAGAATGAACTGGAAGgggtttgcttttaaatatgtcCTAATGGGCCTCTCGTTTCTTCACTTGCTGTCCTCTAAgcaactgttttttcttaaatggcAAAGTCGTGAGCTGTTTGCCCAAGGCTTGGGTGTTATGAATTGAGTGGTAGAAGCCCAGTAAAGGAGATGCTGGTGCCACAAGTTTGTTGCTGAGAGGGGTGAGGAGATAGTGTTGCTCTTTGTAATTCGAGAGTGATCCAACTGATTCTTCCCTGCTAACTTCCTATTGCTGGCAGTAGGAAATATTCCTCAGAATTCTAGTTTACAGAGAAAAGAGCGCATAAATGTGTTACATTTTGTTGCACCTTGTGAATATTTTTCACCACAGGCTGTCCATTGGGCCAGGTAGAGAAATACTGAATGGTAACTACCTGTGAAGTGAAGAGGCTTGTGGGAGGAGGTAATAAACTTGAGTCTATCTTACTGGTTTGTGTGGGTGTTAGCATAGGCACAACCAGATATCTGTATTAAGACAAGTTATTTGTTTAACATAAagcctgaaaaaataatttggaccCAGATATCCTCTTCACATACGTTTTGTCCCCTCCAACCCAACATTCCTGGTCACAATGAGAAtagttgttggggtttttttttccattttgtgaaTAGTGTTACTTTGCCTGTGGGACCCCTTGGTTCATTCTTGGGCCCTCTGAACTGGTGCAGAAGGCAGGGCTGCAACCTGAGGGGGCAGCAAACTCTTTCTAtttcctgctgcaggcagggtaacgccttcctcctccccatccctcagTAGCACCCAGGAGCTGTGTGTGTGGGAGTCTGCGTTTCTTCCAGCTCCTCTCTCAGGTTGTCCTCTCCTTTCCATGGGACCTCCCAGGCGATGGTCGGGGCAGGCCTTACAGCAGCCCCCTTCCCAGTCCCCCATTTTGCAGACTTCATCACGACTCGGAGGAACTGGGATGTTTCTTTCCAGGAGCAGAAACAtacaaacttaatttttttaaaagaaaaaatatgtatataattatatataagaaaaaatgaaatacagttatttaaaCACCATTGGTAAATTCATGCATGTATACGGtgtctccccccaccccacccccttGGATGTGTAGCATCCAGGGTACTAAATGAccaaaatgtcattaaaataataGACAGGTCTTACAGCAGCCCCTGAGTGAGCGGGTGCTTCCTTCTCTGGATAAGACCCGCACGTCCCGTATTTCAAATCGTGTATGTAAGTAACACGGGGGCAGCTGGCACTATATTCGTATGGGTCATCCGCTGTAAAGTGTGGAGGGGGAGGTGCGTGGAGCAGCAGCGGTAGGAATAAGCCATGTCCCCTCCGCGCGTCTTGCGTGTGCCCTGGGCACCAGGCAGGCACCTCCCTACCTGTGCTCTCCAACACTGCCCTTTTCCTTCAcccctttaaaaaacagaacaaaatccttcctgctttatttataaatgtgtgtttttataCTTTTGTCTTTAGGTAAAATAATCCTttaaaatttctcctttttttttaattatttggaaaaaaaaacaataaaaatcgtttgttgggttgtttttttttgcactgcGAGGCTCCCTCCGGGAGCTGTTTTTAACTCTGTATTCATTTGTACTCCGTGTCTTAAActgtttcaataaaaatgtgatCATTTGTTACCGAGCTGCGGTTGAGCTGCGCGCCCCCCTCGCGAACAGCGCCCGGGTTTCATTCtgctgggggggagggggggggcagaAAGGGCGGCCGCGGTGGGggcggagggaggaggaggtgggcgGCACCTCCTCCTCGGGGGCCGGGCTGCTGGCCTGCTCCGCTCCCCCGCCTGGGGcctggctgctgggctgtgtAGGCGGCGCCGTGCCGGGCAGCGGCGCGGGCATGGCGGAGGGCGCGGAGCTGCGGGCAGTCCGGGGCTGCCTGGCCGCCTTCCCGCGGGAGGCCCGCGGTGAGCACTGGGCCGGAGGCGCGGCCGAGCGgggagaggggccgggggggcggccCGGCGGGAAAGGGGTGGGAGGccgcgggggcggccccgcctGCACCGGCCGTGCGCGAGCGGCGGGCgctggggccgggccgggccgggccccgccgcctgCCCGGCGCTCTCCGGGGGCCCCAGCCCGACTTGTGGGAAGAAAAACTCGGTCTTGGGCCGCCGCAGGTGGCACCTGCGTGGGTTGACCTGGAGCATCCCAGCTCCCACTCTACTTTCAGCTAAACGTTTCCAaggtgaagcagcagcaaaaaggcCGCTGCAAAAAGGAAACGAAAGTCGAGAAAATGGCCCTTTTAAGTTATTTTCCTGTgtataaaatagcaaaacaaagcattatTCCAGCTTCCAAAAATCTTCCTGTGATATTATCTTTGTATCAGAGGTGCACCTCCTGTCATGTCTGTCCTTCGTGCCCACTCTCCTGCGGGCCCACGGCGTGGGATGTGCTGTggctgacagcagcagagcGATGGCCTGAGGTATCCATCTGCCACTGAAACCTCCCTAACAGCCTCTGGGCTTTAACAGAGTGATTTCTGGAGCCGGGGGGACACCACTTGCTTTCAGCTGAGCGCCTGTGGTGTGGGGTTTGAAGCCAGTAATTGTGCTAGCAGAGGGAGCTTCTCTCAGGACACCGAGTAAAactgtttctcattttcctgggcagagctggtgtGGACGGACTCCGTACCCTATCTTGATAGGCCTCCGTCCCCGCTGGAGTTTTATCGAGAATGGGTGAGTCCAAACAAACCTTGTGTAATTCAGAATGCCATCAGCCACTGGCCGGCGCTGAAGAAATGGACCTTAGCGTACCTCAGGTATGAACAAGCTTTGGAGCACGACTGGTGGTCAGTTTCGGTTGACCTCAGTGAAAGGCCTTTGGTTAATCTTTGTTTTTATCCTTCAGATTAGCTCAGATTGCTCTATGCTTCTGTATGAAGGTGTTCAGTCTTGCCAAACTCATGTGCAAATTTCTTCCCGCAAACAGACTGTCCTGACCAGTTGCTACGTGGTGTGAAGGGTGGGTGGTGACTGTGTGCAGCCGGCAGACTCAGGCATCAATGCCCAGTCGGACCCCTGTGCTCTGGCCAGTGCTCCACCCTGTAGCCTCCCAGTTGGAGTGGGGCTGTAGCACTGTAAGAACAGACTGACTTGTTTGCGACTGAGTACaccttgattttttaaaaaaacccaaacgaTGAGTGTTTTAACAAtgaccattttttaaaaaaaaagttctttttttgaGAAGGGATTTCTGGTTAGACCTAAAATCTATGGgtttgaaattatatttctcATGGAAATACAGGCTGTTAGCCTCACGATGTGTGTGTCTGTCAGTCTCTGTCcaccctttctccctcctctatTGCTTTTGATCATGTGGCCACCCAGATTTGGCTGGGTTACGTGGTCCCCAGAAGATCAAGCTTTGCCATGATTCTAGATCTAGAatggactaggtgacctttaaaggtcccttccaacccaaactattctatgattctgtgaaaagtagTGGGTGAAGAGGGCCCTCTGCCTGCGCGGAGGAAAAGGGAGCTCCTTTGTGAACTCACCTGTTAGATACAAGAGAATTTAGAGAGGCGAAAGATGGTATGGTTGCCTTGACCACAGGGAGCAATCGGAGCAGAATGCCAGAGTCCTTAGCCAGGCTTCTTATTTTTGCTGCCCATGAAAcacattgtttttaaagtaaccGGTGCTCAATATATGGGCCAATTGCAGGTCTGGCTATAAacctttgatttattttgcaggGAGGTAGTAGGTGCCAAGGTAGTGAGTGTGGCAGTAACACCAAATGGTTATGCAGATGCAGTGTTTCAGGACCGTTTTGTCATGCCAGAGGAGCGCCAAATACCTTTCATGGACTTTTTGGACATTGTGGAGAAGAAAGTGACCTCTCCCAACATATTCTACGTGCAGAAGCAGTGTTCAAACCTCACTGAAGAGTTCCCTGAACTTGTCTGTGATGTGCAGCCTGACATACCATGGATGAGTGAGGCGCTTGGTAAACCTTCTATTTCTGCTatattcagtaaatattttgtgtgGAGCTTTAAAACAATCGTACTAGATACATGGTAAACGTTTGTTCGGTTTCAGGATGCCACAGCTCAGTTTGGTTTCATCTTTGTATAAAGTAGAAGTGGTAAAATACTTAATAATAGAGTAATCCAAGTTTTTGGTTGGGGTTACTCCAGGATCAGTATCTCAGTTGTGTATTGGGACCATCACGACGGAAACAATGTGGTGATAGTGCTGTATGACACTTCTTTTCATATGGTGGCTTTTCTCTGATTGAGAGTCACGTTTCGACTTGGATTCATGCTGTTGCTACCAAATGTAACATAACAAACAAGGGAAACCAGAAATAGCCCCCACCCCCTTTGGTGAAATGACAGATGTTTGTTTCTAGTTAAACACTGTTCTATTTCAGTTGGTTTCTATTTTATGACATCTTTccttaaaatgttaatgaaaatgaTTTACTGTGATCTCACCTTTTTGCAACTGTACGTAGAAGTGCTGCAGTTTCTCTGTGAGCTAAGTCTTAGGGATTCAGAATGTGGAAACAAACGGTTGTAACCATCGATTTGGGGATGGATAATAGTACACCATGAAGTCTGATCAGCACTACAGTGACTTGGAGTGTAGGAGGAGGTTGCTGTTGCTCACAGAGTGTTATTTGCAATGAAACCTGTCATAGTTGTGAAGGAAGTTAAAGGACAGTATTTGGCAGAAATTGGCAGAAAGttatttgaaatgcttttaaacatgacactttgaattcttttttttgtggccAACGTTCCCTAACCATACAGGGAAGAAGCCTGATGCTGTGAATTTCTGGCTTGGGGAGTCAGCTGCTGTGACATCTTGTACGTATTGCATGGCTCTGTAAGTCTTCTGTGTGCTTTCAGCACGGGTTTCAGCAGGCTTGTTTTGAGTGAGTGgctctgtattttctctgacAAGGCGGTTCTGCTTTAGCATGCTTTTTTGCATTCTTTCTCCTGCACTTCTCCAGCCTCTGGCTGCTGTGTCTCTGGGTGCATCTACCTGCATTGTGTCAGGCAAGGCACTGACAATTTGCTTCGTGGAATACATTTGCTACAATGTTATATTGTTACTTTCCGCTCTCAGTGGCCGCAAGAGGAGGAAGCAGCCTGATAATAAGAGGACAAGCTGACACTTCCAGTTTACTATAGTTTCTgatgcagagaaggaaataacattgatttttctctccacatctctctttttctcaatCCTAGTACATAAAGATCATTATGAGAACTTGTACTGTGTGATATCTGGAGAGAAACACTTTCTACTGCATCCACCGAGTGACCGTCCCTTCATCCCATATGGTACATAGTTTACTATGCCGTATGTCTGGAGGTTGGAAGGAGGAGAGACTAAAATATTGAAAGATATGAAAAAGGAAGCAGGATAACATTTTGACGTTTATGCAGTGTTACACTCTCCAGTGTGTACAGAAATCTCTTCTATTTCGTGCTGCAGGTCATTTGTAATACAAATGTTATTCTGAGGTCAGGTTTTCCAGTCCTGTCAAGTAATAGGTTTATGGCAGTCTCTTCAGCTTtagaatatttaaattattgaaTTATCTTGTCAGTATTGTAGCATGTCATCTTTGATGTTTAACAGGTTTGGATCCTGTCTGCTCATTCTTTTCTCTAGGAAAAAAGccaggaagctgaaaaatatgttgtaatttaatgaaatattcaagTTACTAACTGAATCTCGTAAAgctggagaaatgaaaaaagagatTCTTATGGCAGCATTACTTTGCATTGCCTGCTTTCTGTGTCTTTATGTTGCTTTCCTGTGTGCACAGTAATAGTTTGTTATGTTGCAGTGTCATCTAGAAGATGGACAGCTTTATGCCTCATAAAATAAGACTTTATTTTCCCATTCCTTGACTTTCAAACCTTCAGATTAAATGAATGCAGAGTGCTATAGGACACTAATATAATTTTACCTAAATATGTGCACTgctacagtattttatttatactggttttattttgtttacaaccttgaaatcatagaatcagaatggtttgttttggaagggacctttaagatcatctagtccatcccCCCTGCCATTCACTatatcaggttgctcaaagccccagccagcctggccttgaatgcttccagggagggggcatccacaacttctctgggcaacctgttccagtgtctcgccaccgtcacagtaaagaatttcttcctaatatctaatctatatctaccctctctcagtttgAAACTGCCCTTTGtgctgtcactacaggccttggtaaaaagtctttctctgtctttcttataagccccctttatatactgaaaggctgcaataaggtttccccagagccttctcttctccagcctttcttcataggagaggtggtGTCATATGTATGTGAATGTATGAAATAGATGTATGTCATATGAGTCATACATTCTAAAACAAGTTACTGTTAAAGCATGGAACAGAGATAATGCTGCCATTTTATAGTGTGTAGTAAAAAGATGACTCCATCTTTTTGAACATCAGGTTAATGGAGAGAAACTCTCAAGAGAGGACTTAGAAAACCCCATGTGCTGaagcaatgaaagaaaagcaacctGCAGTATCTGAAGCAGTTGGTGAGCCCTATCGGATAAAACTAGAAGTGAAAGGCTGGCCACAAGTCATTAATAACTCTTCTGAGTGCTGTCTTACTAGACTGACCtaagaggaaaaggcagaatatAGAACAGTGTATAAGTCAGGGATGCCTTTGTGACTTCTGAAAGGGAAACAAGACAGTTACTGGAACAAAATAAGACCAGGAGTAAAATGGG harbors:
- the JMJD7 gene encoding bifunctional peptidase and (3S)-lysyl hydroxylase JMJD7 codes for the protein MAEGAELRAVRGCLAAFPREARELVWTDSVPYLDRPPSPLEFYREWVSPNKPCVIQNAISHWPALKKWTLAYLREVVGAKVVSVAVTPNGYADAVFQDRFVMPEERQIPFMDFLDIVEKKVTSPNIFYVQKQCSNLTEEFPELVCDVQPDIPWMSEALGKKPDAVNFWLGESAAVTSLHKDHYENLYCVISGEKHFLLHPPSDRPFIPYELYQPATYQVSEDGSFEIVDEKSADKVPWIPLDPLNPNLEQYPEYAQAKPLQCTVKAGEMLYLPSLWFHHVQQSHGCIAVNYWYDMEYDLKYSYYQLLDCLTKAMEVL